A single genomic interval of Lewinellaceae bacterium harbors:
- a CDS encoding ABC transporter permease has product MALFTGRFFRTFWQPPFEWREFLNQSYNLGNKSLFLVSLTGFIMGLVLDLQSRPTMIEFGAVSWMPSMVGITIVREMGPMVTALICAGKIGSSIGAELGSMRVTEQIDAMEVSGTNPFKYLVVTRVLAATLMVPLLVIVGDACSLGGSFLVEHLKGNVSFHLYFNQVFEGLEMGDIVPSTIKTFFFGAAIGVVGCYKGYTSRKGTAGVGKASNSAVVVASVLVFVLDFIAVLIADLFYEL; this is encoded by the coding sequence ATGGCTTTGTTTACAGGCAGGTTTTTCCGCACCTTTTGGCAGCCGCCATTTGAATGGCGTGAGTTCCTGAACCAATCCTATAATCTGGGTAACAAGTCCTTATTCCTGGTTTCGCTCACTGGATTTATCATGGGATTGGTGCTGGACTTACAGTCGCGTCCCACCATGATCGAATTCGGAGCTGTATCCTGGATGCCTTCCATGGTAGGTATTACCATTGTCCGGGAAATGGGCCCTATGGTTACAGCATTGATCTGTGCGGGTAAGATCGGTTCCAGCATTGGTGCCGAGCTGGGTTCGATGCGGGTGACGGAACAGATTGATGCCATGGAAGTCTCCGGTACCAACCCTTTCAAGTATCTGGTGGTAACGCGGGTGCTTGCTGCAACCTTGATGGTGCCACTGCTGGTCATTGTAGGGGATGCCTGTTCGCTGGGCGGTTCATTTTTGGTGGAACATCTGAAAGGAAATGTGTCCTTTCATTTGTATTTCAACCAGGTATTCGAAGGGCTGGAGATGGGTGATATTGTACCCTCAACCATCAAAACATTCTTCTTCGGTGCGGCCATTGGTGTGGTAGGTTGTTACAAGGGATATACCTCCAGGAAGGGGACAGCCGGCGTAGGTAAAGCTTCCAATTCTGCGGTGGTGGTCGCTTCTGTATTGGTGTTTGTGCTGGACTTTATCGCCGTTTTGATTGCTGACTTATTTTACGAGTTGTGA
- a CDS encoding xanthine dehydrogenase family protein molybdopterin-binding subunit, which yields MDTRKEKFPYGIPDHNLTEIEREIPADEPPAWPVNDQLQEVGKRRIRVDARAKVTGEAKYTSDIRLPGMLYAKILTAKVPHASIRNIDAQNAEKMPGVHAVHIIRNEDNSYPDVKYVGQPVAAVAADTLDIARQAARLILVDYLEKPFVIDVEKAMKPESPLVFDAPIARQADGGDVGVVHDGSMGEGNLRGPSTSSFFGGPRGDLDTGFSQADVIVEQTYRTQVQTHVPLETHGVVIDWKPEGMTVYASTQSTKDVRDELADYFDLPKSRVRVICEFMGGGFGAKHSTSPYGPIAAILSQKTSRPVWLMLERKEEHLMAGNRPNSIHYLKIGAKKDGTLTAIQQRSYGTAGVALGAGVGRVAQILYECPNFATEQYDVLTFAGPGAAWRAPGNVQGAFGVEQAMDELAEKLNLNPLSLRDTIDKSEVRKVLRQRGAKQFDWSRWKPAGASTGTIRKGLGVAQSTWPRFVDLDATVEVKIYRDGAVEVRSGVQDIGTGTKTIMAQIVAEEFGLKTSDIIVRIGDTIFPDAPGSGGSKVTGSITPPTRNAAYKAKMELFKQIAQQWQTDPSKLVAKEGMVLHRDDSSKKVSLKEALKQMRTGQITASASRSDDYGGFAQPWGLAHGHLGSVQFAEVTVNTDTGMVKVDRIVAAHSCGRPINLTQIESQINGGIIQGVSYALYEDRVMDEATGHMMNPDVDRYQIAYSMEIPAIEPIIVEEYPALSSTDAYGIGEPANIATAAAVANAVYNAIGMRMYEIPITPARILKALNHLDQ from the coding sequence ATGGACACCAGAAAAGAAAAATTCCCCTACGGTATCCCGGATCATAATCTCACCGAAATCGAACGTGAGATTCCTGCTGACGAACCGCCAGCATGGCCGGTCAATGATCAATTGCAGGAAGTGGGCAAACGCAGAATCCGTGTAGATGCCCGCGCCAAAGTCACTGGTGAAGCAAAATACACTTCAGACATCCGGCTGCCGGGTATGCTGTATGCTAAGATACTAACGGCCAAAGTGCCTCATGCTTCTATCCGTAATATCGACGCACAGAACGCAGAAAAAATGCCCGGCGTACACGCTGTGCACATCATCCGTAATGAAGACAATTCCTATCCCGACGTAAAATACGTAGGCCAGCCAGTAGCTGCCGTGGCAGCCGATACGCTGGATATCGCCCGTCAGGCTGCACGATTGATACTGGTGGATTATCTGGAAAAACCCTTCGTCATCGATGTGGAGAAAGCAATGAAGCCTGAATCACCGCTGGTTTTTGACGCCCCAATTGCAAGACAGGCAGACGGAGGTGATGTCGGGGTGGTTCACGACGGAAGTATGGGGGAAGGAAACCTGCGGGGACCTTCCACTTCCAGTTTTTTTGGCGGACCACGTGGAGATCTGGATACCGGATTTTCACAGGCAGATGTCATCGTCGAACAAACGTATCGCACCCAGGTACAAACCCACGTACCGTTGGAAACGCATGGAGTGGTGATCGACTGGAAGCCGGAAGGAATGACCGTCTATGCATCCACCCAAAGCACCAAAGACGTACGCGATGAACTGGCTGATTATTTTGACCTGCCGAAAAGCAGGGTCCGGGTCATCTGTGAATTTATGGGTGGCGGATTTGGTGCAAAACACAGCACCAGTCCCTATGGCCCCATCGCGGCCATCCTGTCCCAAAAAACAAGCCGGCCGGTCTGGCTGATGCTGGAGCGAAAAGAAGAACACCTCATGGCCGGTAACCGCCCCAATTCCATCCATTACCTGAAAATCGGAGCTAAAAAAGATGGCACCCTGACCGCCATTCAGCAACGGTCCTACGGAACGGCAGGGGTAGCACTGGGTGCCGGCGTTGGCCGCGTTGCACAGATCCTGTATGAATGCCCGAATTTTGCTACCGAGCAATACGATGTACTCACCTTTGCCGGTCCAGGAGCTGCCTGGAGGGCCCCCGGTAATGTCCAGGGTGCATTTGGCGTCGAACAAGCCATGGACGAGCTGGCTGAAAAACTGAACCTTAACCCATTGTCCTTAAGGGACACCATCGACAAAAGTGAGGTCCGGAAAGTATTGCGTCAGCGCGGAGCCAAACAATTCGACTGGTCCCGCTGGAAACCGGCCGGAGCTTCCACCGGCACGATTCGCAAAGGCCTGGGTGTAGCACAATCGACTTGGCCGCGCTTTGTTGATTTGGATGCTACTGTAGAGGTGAAGATCTATCGCGATGGAGCGGTTGAAGTACGTTCAGGAGTGCAGGATATCGGCACCGGGACCAAAACCATCATGGCGCAGATAGTCGCAGAGGAGTTTGGTTTGAAAACATCGGATATCATTGTTCGCATCGGTGATACCATTTTCCCGGATGCTCCTGGTTCAGGAGGTAGTAAAGTCACCGGATCCATCACCCCTCCGACACGCAATGCCGCATACAAGGCTAAAATGGAGCTGTTTAAGCAAATCGCTCAGCAATGGCAAACCGATCCTTCGAAACTGGTAGCGAAAGAAGGAATGGTCCTTCACCGGGATGACTCGTCGAAAAAAGTTTCTCTCAAAGAGGCTTTGAAGCAAATGCGTACCGGCCAGATTACGGCCAGCGCCAGCCGCTCGGATGATTACGGTGGCTTTGCGCAACCCTGGGGTTTGGCACACGGCCACCTGGGGTCCGTCCAGTTTGCTGAAGTAACGGTGAATACCGATACCGGAATGGTTAAGGTGGACCGGATTGTCGCTGCGCACAGCTGCGGCCGGCCAATCAATCTGACACAAATCGAAAGCCAGATCAACGGTGGTATCATCCAGGGCGTTTCATATGCCCTCTATGAGGACCGCGTGATGGATGAGGCAACCGGCCATATGATGAATCCGGATGTGGATCGCTATCAGATCGCCTACTCCATGGAGATCCCGGCCATTGAACCGATTATCGTGGAGGAATATCCCGCGCTTTCATCGACCGATGCCTATGGTATCGGAGAGCCTGCGAACATTGCAACCGCCGCAGCTGTAGCAAACGCGGTCTATAATGCCATCGGGATGCGCATGTACGAGATCCCCATCACGCCGGCGAGGATATTAAAAGCATTGAACCACCTAGACCAATAA
- a CDS encoding epimerase, producing MALRVFITGSTGMIGQSVLRECLASQDIERVLVINRRPLGIFHPKLEEVIHNDPGNIEVLLPRLNGFDACYYCLGVSSAGMKEEAYSRITYDYTIHCAGVCLKANPNMVFCYVSGAGTDRTEKGRTMWALVKGRTENALLAMPFHAVYLFRPGYVQPMKGIKSRTPLYNALYAIFKPLYPLLKHLPRWVTSTEQIGKAMIRVTLDGYNRPVLESRDINAV from the coding sequence ATGGCATTACGGGTATTCATCACCGGAAGTACAGGGATGATCGGCCAGTCAGTTCTGCGGGAATGTCTGGCAAGTCAGGACATTGAACGCGTGCTGGTCATCAACCGGCGACCGTTGGGGATTTTCCATCCGAAACTGGAAGAGGTGATCCACAATGATCCTGGGAATATCGAGGTTTTATTACCCAGATTGAATGGTTTTGATGCCTGTTATTATTGCCTTGGCGTTTCTTCGGCCGGTATGAAGGAGGAAGCCTATTCCCGCATTACCTATGATTATACCATCCACTGTGCCGGCGTTTGCCTGAAAGCTAACCCCAACATGGTATTTTGTTATGTATCCGGTGCCGGTACCGATCGAACCGAAAAGGGACGAACGATGTGGGCACTCGTAAAAGGTCGCACAGAAAATGCCCTGCTGGCGATGCCATTTCATGCCGTTTACCTGTTCCGCCCCGGGTATGTCCAGCCGATGAAAGGCATAAAGTCCCGGACACCCCTGTACAATGCCTTATACGCCATCTTCAAACCCTTGTATCCGCTTCTGAAGCACCTGCCCCGGTGGGTTACCAGTACCGAGCAAATCGGCAAAGCCATGATCCGGGTTACCCTGGATGGGTACAACCGCCCGGTGTTGGAAAGCCGCGATATTAACGCTGTTTGA
- a CDS encoding ATP-binding cassette domain-containing protein: MLLEVDDVCKSFGALKVLDGFSMQLFSGENVAIVGKSGSGKSVLLKCIIGLLPYDSGDIRVLGYDVSQLNQRQLDGLRTEVGFLFQGSALYDSMTVRENLQFPLRRHRKKMKDVVEEDLIRETLASVGLEHTVDLLPEELSGGMQRRIALARTLILRPQIILYDEPTTGLDPITSREIIELILEVQKQYGAASMIITHDMQCVRLASDRLIILHEGKNYATGTYEELKGKNDPIIQAFLGTS; the protein is encoded by the coding sequence ATGTTGCTGGAAGTCGATGATGTCTGCAAATCATTCGGGGCGTTAAAGGTGCTGGATGGCTTCTCCATGCAGCTCTTTTCCGGAGAAAATGTGGCCATTGTAGGCAAGTCCGGCTCCGGCAAGTCGGTTTTGTTGAAATGCATCATCGGATTGCTTCCTTACGACAGTGGTGACATCCGGGTCCTGGGTTACGATGTATCCCAGCTCAATCAAAGGCAACTGGACGGACTACGCACAGAAGTCGGTTTTTTATTTCAGGGAAGCGCTCTGTATGACTCCATGACCGTACGGGAAAATCTGCAATTTCCTCTCCGTCGCCATCGCAAAAAAATGAAGGACGTGGTTGAGGAAGATTTGATTCGCGAGACCCTGGCCAGCGTAGGCCTTGAACACACGGTGGATTTATTGCCGGAAGAACTTTCCGGAGGCATGCAACGCCGTATTGCGCTGGCCAGGACTTTAATCCTCCGGCCCCAGATCATCCTGTATGATGAACCGACGACAGGTCTGGACCCGATCACCTCGCGGGAGATCATTGAGCTTATTCTGGAAGTACAGAAGCAATACGGCGCTGCCTCAATGATCATCACGCATGATATGCAATGTGTCCGGTTGGCATCAGACCGCTTGATCATCCTGCACGAGGGAAAGAACTATGCGACCGGAACCTATGAAGAACTGAAAGGAAAAAATGATCCGATAATTCAAGCATTTTTGGGAACATCATGA
- a CDS encoding FAD binding domain-containing protein, with translation MNNFSWYNAKSIEDALTQVNSTASNEIYRQTEKAAILKAGGTDLLDLMKEGLLQPRTIINIRELPDLDKIEFSNNDGLRVGANSTLAEIAANEDIRKHYIALAQAAGEAATPQLRNMATLGGNIAQRTRCWYFRSYDHPCFRKGGDRCFAKNGENENHAILNNGSCVSVHASSVSTALMAYDARVVIVNSKKETKEIPIADFFVAPGEDPLRETILEADELITHVRLAKPASGTIAAYIKQGARESHDWSIADVAIVLEMNGKTCKRAAIALGAASPVPLRSMRAEGALAGNQITSEVALEAATLAMERARPLAKNGYKVPLFINIIQEAILNAS, from the coding sequence ATGAACAACTTCAGTTGGTATAACGCTAAGTCCATTGAAGATGCCCTGACCCAGGTCAACTCAACTGCATCCAATGAGATCTATCGTCAGACCGAGAAGGCTGCGATCCTCAAGGCTGGAGGTACAGATCTCCTCGACCTGATGAAGGAAGGATTGCTTCAACCCCGCACCATCATCAATATCCGGGAGTTACCAGACCTGGACAAAATCGAGTTCTCCAACAACGATGGTCTCCGGGTAGGCGCCAACAGCACCCTGGCGGAGATAGCAGCAAATGAGGATATTCGCAAGCACTATATCGCTTTGGCACAAGCTGCAGGTGAGGCAGCAACTCCCCAACTGCGGAATATGGCAACGCTAGGAGGAAATATCGCCCAGCGTACACGCTGCTGGTATTTTCGCTCCTACGACCATCCCTGTTTCCGTAAAGGAGGTGATCGCTGCTTTGCTAAAAATGGCGAAAATGAAAATCACGCCATCCTGAATAACGGTTCCTGTGTAAGCGTCCATGCTTCATCCGTCTCGACGGCTTTGATGGCCTATGACGCCCGGGTGGTGATCGTCAACAGCAAAAAGGAAACCAAAGAAATACCGATAGCGGACTTTTTTGTAGCCCCGGGAGAGGACCCGTTACGGGAGACCATCCTGGAAGCCGATGAACTCATCACGCATGTCCGTCTGGCCAAACCGGCTTCAGGAACCATAGCTGCCTACATCAAACAGGGAGCCCGGGAATCTCACGATTGGTCCATCGCAGACGTAGCTATCGTCCTGGAAATGAATGGCAAAACCTGTAAACGCGCTGCTATCGCACTGGGGGCCGCATCGCCTGTACCACTGCGGTCCATGCGTGCTGAAGGCGCTCTCGCCGGCAACCAGATCACCAGTGAAGTAGCTCTGGAAGCAGCTACACTGGCCATGGAACGCGCCCGGCCTCTGGCGAAAAACGGATATAAGGTGCCTTTATTCATTAACATCATACAGGAAGCCATTTTGAATGCCAGTTGA
- a CDS encoding (2Fe-2S)-binding protein, with translation MQMKEDSKKPDSNGFTRRKFLRGAGITTAGSVLLNTGLLAAEFHSASETGAFMGPDAVTVQMQINGQMEHLTIEPRTTLASALRDHAGLTGTKVVCDRGSCSACTVWLDGKPVNSCMTLAIDVGDRKVTTIEGLAPGSVLHPVQEAFIEHDASQCGYCTPGMIMTCAHLLKENPNPTLEDVKKATRGNLCRCGTYPHVFKATLAAADKMK, from the coding sequence ATGCAGATGAAAGAAGATTCCAAGAAGCCCGATTCCAATGGTTTTACCCGTCGCAAATTCCTGCGCGGGGCGGGTATAACGACCGCGGGTTCGGTATTGCTGAATACCGGATTATTAGCCGCAGAATTTCATTCAGCCTCCGAGACCGGTGCCTTTATGGGCCCGGATGCCGTCACGGTTCAGATGCAAATCAATGGTCAGATGGAACACTTAACCATCGAGCCCCGTACGACCCTGGCTTCCGCACTGCGGGACCATGCCGGACTGACCGGAACGAAAGTGGTATGTGATCGCGGCTCCTGCTCAGCCTGTACGGTATGGCTTGACGGAAAACCGGTCAATTCGTGTATGACGCTGGCTATAGATGTAGGGGACCGCAAAGTGACCACGATAGAAGGCCTGGCTCCGGGCAGTGTTTTGCATCCGGTTCAGGAGGCATTCATTGAGCACGATGCAAGTCAGTGCGGTTACTGCACACCCGGTATGATCATGACCTGTGCCCACTTATTGAAGGAAAACCCAAATCCAACGCTGGAGGATGTTAAAAAAGCCACCCGCGGCAATCTCTGCCGTTGTGGCACTTATCCTCATGTTTTTAAAGCCACGCTGGCCGCAGCGGATAAAATGAAATGA
- a CDS encoding MCE family protein → MKTENKHVARLGFFVIISVALFVLGFYLVGNNQNMFGKTFLISTDFHNVNGLKKGNLVRFNGIDVGSISEIDILNDSTLKVIMRIEKKVQPFIKKDATASIGSEGLVGNVLVNISPGVSGLAIEDGDVIQAYSRVDTEALLSSLGNTNENIAIISKNLLDITEKMNSGQGIIANLLDNETMSADLAATLHHLRQTVLILESSTEQINDLFATINTGHGMAGQLLKDTVLVPNLVRSSERLDTAMIGLNQLLDKTDPILSNLLSTSKKLNDASAHMDDLIQSVDRGEGTVSALLHDDQLREDLKQTMSNLNEGTKRFSEDMEALKRNVFFRKYFKEQSKKN, encoded by the coding sequence ATGAAAACAGAAAATAAGCATGTAGCCCGGCTCGGGTTTTTTGTCATTATTTCCGTGGCTTTATTTGTACTTGGATTTTATCTGGTTGGCAACAATCAGAATATGTTTGGAAAGACATTTTTAATTTCCACTGATTTCCATAATGTCAACGGATTAAAGAAAGGAAATTTGGTACGCTTTAATGGCATCGATGTCGGATCCATATCAGAAATTGATATTCTTAATGATTCAACATTAAAAGTCATTATGCGCATAGAAAAAAAAGTGCAGCCATTTATTAAAAAGGATGCCACGGCAAGCATTGGGTCCGAAGGTCTGGTCGGAAATGTATTGGTAAATATATCCCCCGGTGTAAGTGGACTTGCCATTGAAGATGGCGATGTCATTCAAGCCTACAGCAGGGTAGATACCGAAGCACTCTTAAGCTCACTGGGAAATACCAATGAAAATATTGCAATCATATCGAAGAATTTACTCGACATCACTGAGAAGATGAATTCTGGCCAGGGAATTATTGCGAATTTATTGGATAATGAAACCATGAGTGCAGATCTTGCCGCCACCCTGCATCACTTGCGACAAACTGTGTTGATCCTGGAGTCCTCCACAGAGCAAATCAATGATCTTTTTGCTACCATAAATACGGGGCATGGGATGGCAGGTCAGCTCTTGAAAGACACGGTGTTGGTGCCAAATCTGGTCCGGTCATCGGAAAGACTGGACACGGCGATGATCGGATTAAACCAGCTTCTTGACAAGACGGATCCTATCCTGTCCAATTTGTTGTCCACCAGTAAAAAGCTGAACGATGCATCTGCCCATATGGATGACCTGATCCAGTCCGTTGATCGTGGTGAAGGCACAGTTTCTGCCTTGTTGCATGACGACCAGTTGCGCGAAGATTTGAAACAAACCATGTCCAATTTAAACGAGGGGACCAAGCGCTTCAGTGAGGATATGGAAGCGCTGAAGCGTAATGTATTTTTCCGTAAGTATTTTAAGGAACAGAGCAAAAAAAATTAA
- a CDS encoding aminotransferase class V-fold PLP-dependent enzyme translates to MASRRNFIRQAGWLSLSPALTGAVGPGRSRIGIDLAKWSSLNDDAFFALVREQLLIPDGRIYLNTGSLGPSTLQVIDTVYEAMRELEMNPAAENWGPLGQKMEAVRQIIADYIRTEKDNILLTRNTTEGLSLVAQSIRLNPGDEILTTDQEHGGALVGLEYTAANQGAVIRKMTIPMPTQSTGQILETLHANLTEKTKMVLLSHVNTITGLVMPFAEIARITKPRGILLIADGAQAPGQIKVDVQALNVDAYATSGHKWLLGPKETGFLYVSPELHPQIHSAFTHSGFAGYSSSSGTRNVATIIGLGEAIRWNQEIGVERIQQRCLEMRNYCRQKLLALPGIRIISPEDDALSCAIVSFTLDKAKNNEVAQKLKEQDIIIKVLPDVNGNRISCHHFVLREEIDRFIGALASAI, encoded by the coding sequence ATGGCTTCCAGAAGGAATTTTATCCGGCAAGCGGGATGGTTAAGTTTGAGCCCGGCGCTCACCGGAGCTGTTGGGCCAGGAAGGAGCAGGATAGGGATTGACCTGGCAAAATGGTCATCACTGAACGACGATGCATTTTTTGCATTGGTGCGGGAACAGCTTTTGATCCCGGATGGTAGAATCTATTTAAATACGGGAAGTCTGGGGCCCAGCACCTTACAGGTGATTGACACCGTATATGAGGCCATGAGGGAGCTGGAGATGAACCCGGCTGCGGAAAACTGGGGGCCACTGGGACAAAAGATGGAAGCGGTAAGGCAGATCATCGCGGATTATATCCGGACTGAAAAAGACAACATTCTGCTTACCAGGAATACTACCGAAGGCCTAAGCCTCGTGGCACAGTCGATCCGGCTGAATCCGGGAGATGAGATCCTGACCACCGATCAGGAACATGGAGGCGCCCTGGTCGGACTGGAATATACGGCTGCCAACCAGGGGGCTGTCATCCGGAAAATGACCATACCCATGCCAACCCAGAGTACCGGACAAATTCTGGAAACCCTGCATGCAAATCTGACAGAGAAAACCAAAATGGTCCTCCTCAGCCACGTGAACACCATCACCGGCCTCGTTATGCCTTTTGCTGAAATAGCAAGGATCACCAAACCGCGGGGTATTCTGCTTATTGCCGACGGTGCCCAGGCTCCCGGGCAGATAAAGGTTGATGTTCAGGCCTTGAATGTTGATGCCTACGCCACCAGCGGTCATAAGTGGTTGCTCGGACCCAAGGAGACTGGTTTCCTCTATGTGAGCCCTGAACTTCACCCGCAGATACACAGCGCATTTACCCATTCCGGATTTGCCGGTTATTCGTCATCCTCAGGCACTCGGAATGTAGCCACGATCATTGGACTGGGAGAAGCCATACGGTGGAACCAGGAAATAGGTGTGGAACGCATTCAGCAGCGCTGCCTGGAGATGCGGAATTATTGCCGGCAAAAGCTGCTAGCACTGCCTGGCATCCGGATCATCAGCCCGGAAGATGATGCACTGAGCTGTGCCATCGTCAGCTTCACACTGGACAAGGCAAAAAATAATGAGGTAGCTCAAAAACTCAAGGAACAGGACATCATCATCAAGGTATTACCGGACGTGAACGGTAACCGGATATCCTGCCACCATTTTGTGCTCAGAGAGGAAATTGACCGGTTTATCGGCGCA
- a CDS encoding SRPBCC family protein translates to MQLTFHVSKSPRQVFSYLADMNRFAEVHPVIERIKVLSDNKYLVFERMNFGPIPFKTKYPLTVKSDEQKMWIHYHAVISGIAHLFLDITLTGDDTRCEVKETIHTRSPVPVAFIVNPIFRKQHAILFENIDHAS, encoded by the coding sequence ATGCAGCTAACATTTCATGTATCCAAAAGCCCCCGGCAAGTCTTTTCTTATCTGGCAGATATGAATCGCTTTGCAGAGGTACACCCGGTCATCGAGCGGATCAAGGTCCTCAGTGATAATAAATACCTGGTTTTTGAGAGGATGAATTTCGGACCTATACCCTTCAAAACAAAATATCCACTCACGGTTAAATCCGATGAACAAAAGATGTGGATCCATTACCACGCTGTTATTTCCGGCATAGCACACCTATTCCTGGACATTACCCTTACCGGCGATGACACCCGTTGTGAGGTCAAGGAGACCATCCATACCCGCTCTCCGGTCCCGGTGGCATTTATTGTCAATCCAATTTTCAGAAAACAACACGCGATATTATTTGAAAATATCGACCATGCATCGTAA